Proteins encoded together in one Mobula birostris isolate sMobBir1 chromosome 7, sMobBir1.hap1, whole genome shotgun sequence window:
- the kif20a gene encoding kinesin-like protein KIF20A isoform X1 → MKMATGIISPNVYSDEEEAAIWESTALNSGDVKKQLLPDFSVISPTSNVLSSDSVQASAEDRIKICLRVRPFTEAELEKGESQGCVVIENSETLVLRAPKDSFAMRSCERGIGQAVHKFTFSQIFGPDTSQKLFFDVVMKNLVKESLEGQNCLIYTYGVSNSGKTYTIQGTRQDNGILPRSLAVIFNSIQGKLYPRMDLKPSLCNDVIKLDDKMVRQEELKKLSLLGIVREEDIQTPMKKKSEFSLREGLSCNSDSGIGGMSSVSSLEETASRWADHDTVVLQQGEHIQYSIWVSFFEIYNELAYDLLDTATANHKRQTLKLCEDKNGNTYIKDLTWINVGDAEEAWKILKIGRKNQSIAATHVNQNSSRSHSIFSIRIIHVSEDWKSILQTSELTLCDLAGSERCKEQKCGNRMKEATNINTSLHTLGRCISALRQNQQIKSKPNVVPFRDSKLTRVFQGFFSNRGKSCMIVNINQCASTYDETLQVMKFSAIASQLIQAPSMKLYPSIRSLLREQDGWNNCNAQEPVEEQEEYDDEEENDNESDPNISTLDKESLQKIIECLQQHLIKEKQEKLLMESEIRQSVVNEMMEQYNAMEKHWSEQLEEQKDRLEDAFEAKMKNYQEYVKFYYQQSSAEEEGSESDDEMGDDKALSKRIQELEATIQQLKAERKSTSQPKRRSSRLASVSLRNELHSVQLMLVNTKAELEQSKAEAAFNAEELKRYKEMVEPPAGVKHLTNNADRKLEEGQKHAKTLQKELQKIEQILQTSERACCHNTEAEKLRHTLAKCKDLMLKQDHTLAELQKLMILLKMDMKRKNTCIAEQYHTVRHLQEVPGCNKRRCAGNIENQPPLEKKPFLAGFLTPLRRANLQCAATPSTYILRSRAKLDKPLHRVEAKYQVNY, encoded by the exons ATGAAAATGGCAACAGGTATAATTTCTCCAAATGTGTACTCTGATGAAGAGGAGGCAGCCATTTGGGAATCAACTGCCCTGAACAGTGGTGATGTGAAAAAGCAGCTATTACCAGACTTCTCTGTCATCTCACCAACCAGCAATGTGCTAAGTTCTGATTCGGTACAGGCCTCTGCAGAAGACAGAATTAAGATCTGCCTCCGGGTTAGACCCTTCACAGAAGCTGAGCTTGAAAAAGGAGAGTCACAG GGCTGTGTTGTCATTGAGAATTCTGAAACGCTTGTACTACGTGCTCCAAAGGATTCGTTTGCTATGAGGAGCTGTGAGCGAGGAATTGGGCAGGCCGTGCACAAATTTACCTTCTCCCAG ATATTTGGTCCTGATACAAGCCAGAAGTTGTTCTTTGATGTTGTCATGAAGAATCTAGTAAAAGAATCCCTGGAGGGGCAGAATTGCTTAATTTATACCTATGGTGTATCAAACTCTGGAAAAACCTACACCATTCAAG GCACCAGGCAAGACAATGGGATCTTGCCACGGTCACTGGCAGTAATTTTCAACAGCATACAAGGTAAACTGTATCCTAGGATGGACCTAAAGCCTAGCCTCTGCAACGATGTAATCAAACTGGATGACAAGATGGTGAGGCAAGAGGAGTTGAAAAAACTTTCTTTACTGGGCATTGTTCGAGAG GAGGATATACAGACTCCAATGAAAAAGAAATCAGAGTTTAGCCTAAGGGAAGGCCTCAGCTGTAATTCTGATAGTGGTATTGGGGGCAtgtcatctgtcagttctttagAAG AGACTGCATCCCGTTGGGCTGATCATGATACAGTTGTTCTCCAGCAGGGGGAGCACATCCAGTATTCCATTTGGGTCTCCTTCTTTGAAATTTACAATGAACTTGCCTATGACTTGCTGGACACTGCTACTGCAAACCATAAACGACAAACCTTAAAACTATGTGAGGATAAAAATGGAAACACTTACATAAAAG ATTTGACCTGGATCAATGTGGGTGATGCAGAAGAAGCTTGGAAAATTCTTAAAATAGGCCGTAAAAACCAAAGCATAGCGGCAACGCATGTGAACCAGAATTCCAGCAGGAG TCACAGTATTTTCTCTATTCGCATAATTCATGTGTCCGAAGATTGGAAATCTATACTACAAACAAGCGA attaaCCTTGTGTGACCTGGCTGGCTCTGAACGCTGTAAAGAACAGAAGTGTGGTAACAGGATGAAGGAGGCAacaaacatcaacacttccctgcACACTCTCGGCAGGTGTATCAGTGCCTTGCGTCAGAATCAGCAGATCAA ATCAAAGCCCAATGTGGTGCCTTTCCGGGACAGTAAATTGACTCGTGTATTCCAAGGGTTTTTCTCTAACCGTGGAAAATCCTGTATGATTGTGAACATTAATCAGTGTGCATCCACATATGATGAAACATTACAAGTCATGAAATTTTCAGCTATTGCCAGCCAG TTGATACAAGCGCCTTCTATGAAGCTATATCCTTCCATCCGATCACTACTCCGAGAACAGGATGGATGGAACAACTGCAATGCACAAGAACCAGTTGAAGAACAGGAGGAATATGATGATGAGGAAGAGAATGATAATGAAAGTGACCCTAATATCAGCACACTGGACAAGGAG TCATTGCAGAAAATTATTGAATGTCTACAGCAGCATTTGATTAAGGAAAAACAGGAGAAGCTGTTGATGGAGAGTGAGATCAGGCAAAGTGTTGTCAATGAAATGATGGAACAATATAATGCTATGGAGAAACACTGGAG TGAACAACTTGAAGAACAAAAAGATCGTTTGGAAGATGCCTTTGAGGCAAAGATGAAAAATTACCAAGAATATGTGAAATTCTATTATCAGCAATCTTCTGCTGAAGAGGAAGGTTCTGAATCTGATGATGAAATGGGTGATGATAAAGCATTG TCAAAGAGAATACAGGAACTGGAAGCAACTATTCAGCAACTGAAGGCGGAACGAAAGTCCACTAGTCAGCCAAAGAGGCGGTCCTCTCGTTTGGCCAGTGTGAGCCTCAGAAATGAGCTGCATTCTGTTCAGCTGATGCTGGTGAATACAAAAGCAGAGCTGGAACAAAGCAAGGCTGAAGCAGctttcaatgcagagg AATTGAAGCGatacaaagaaatggtggagccTCCTGCTGGAGTGAAACACCTTACAAATAACGCAGACCGAAAACTAGAAGAGGGACAGAAG CATGCAAAAACGTTGCAGAAGGAGTTACAGAAAATAGAGCAGATATTGCAAACATCAGAGAGAGCATGTTGCCATAACACTGAAGCAGAGAAACTGCGACATACTCTAGCCAAATGCAAAGATCTAATGTTGAAACAG GATCACACATTGGCAGAGCTACAGAAACTTATGATTTTGCTGAAGATGGACATGAAACGCAAAAACACCTGCATTGCAGAGCAGTATCACACAGTCCGCCACCTCCAGGAGGTTCCTGGCTGCAACAAGCGTCGGTGTGCTGGCAACATTGAAAATCAACCACCCCTTGAAAAGAAGCCCTTCCTAGCTGGTTTCCTGACCCCACTGAGGCGTGCCAACCTGCAATGTGCTGCCACTCCTTCCACTTATATTCTGCGTTCACGGGCAAAGCTGGACAAGCCACTACATCGTGTGGAAGCAAAATATCAAGTGAATTATTAG
- the kif20a gene encoding kinesin-like protein KIF20A isoform X2: MKNLVKESLEGQNCLIYTYGVSNSGKTYTIQGTRQDNGILPRSLAVIFNSIQGKLYPRMDLKPSLCNDVIKLDDKMVRQEELKKLSLLGIVREEDIQTPMKKKSEFSLREGLSCNSDSGIGGMSSVSSLEETASRWADHDTVVLQQGEHIQYSIWVSFFEIYNELAYDLLDTATANHKRQTLKLCEDKNGNTYIKDLTWINVGDAEEAWKILKIGRKNQSIAATHVNQNSSRSHSIFSIRIIHVSEDWKSILQTSELTLCDLAGSERCKEQKCGNRMKEATNINTSLHTLGRCISALRQNQQIKSKPNVVPFRDSKLTRVFQGFFSNRGKSCMIVNINQCASTYDETLQVMKFSAIASQLIQAPSMKLYPSIRSLLREQDGWNNCNAQEPVEEQEEYDDEEENDNESDPNISTLDKESLQKIIECLQQHLIKEKQEKLLMESEIRQSVVNEMMEQYNAMEKHWSEQLEEQKDRLEDAFEAKMKNYQEYVKFYYQQSSAEEEGSESDDEMGDDKALSKRIQELEATIQQLKAERKSTSQPKRRSSRLASVSLRNELHSVQLMLVNTKAELEQSKAEAAFNAEELKRYKEMVEPPAGVKHLTNNADRKLEEGQKHAKTLQKELQKIEQILQTSERACCHNTEAEKLRHTLAKCKDLMLKQDHTLAELQKLMILLKMDMKRKNTCIAEQYHTVRHLQEVPGCNKRRCAGNIENQPPLEKKPFLAGFLTPLRRANLQCAATPSTYILRSRAKLDKPLHRVEAKYQVNY; this comes from the exons ATGAAGAATCTAGTAAAAGAATCCCTGGAGGGGCAGAATTGCTTAATTTATACCTATGGTGTATCAAACTCTGGAAAAACCTACACCATTCAAG GCACCAGGCAAGACAATGGGATCTTGCCACGGTCACTGGCAGTAATTTTCAACAGCATACAAGGTAAACTGTATCCTAGGATGGACCTAAAGCCTAGCCTCTGCAACGATGTAATCAAACTGGATGACAAGATGGTGAGGCAAGAGGAGTTGAAAAAACTTTCTTTACTGGGCATTGTTCGAGAG GAGGATATACAGACTCCAATGAAAAAGAAATCAGAGTTTAGCCTAAGGGAAGGCCTCAGCTGTAATTCTGATAGTGGTATTGGGGGCAtgtcatctgtcagttctttagAAG AGACTGCATCCCGTTGGGCTGATCATGATACAGTTGTTCTCCAGCAGGGGGAGCACATCCAGTATTCCATTTGGGTCTCCTTCTTTGAAATTTACAATGAACTTGCCTATGACTTGCTGGACACTGCTACTGCAAACCATAAACGACAAACCTTAAAACTATGTGAGGATAAAAATGGAAACACTTACATAAAAG ATTTGACCTGGATCAATGTGGGTGATGCAGAAGAAGCTTGGAAAATTCTTAAAATAGGCCGTAAAAACCAAAGCATAGCGGCAACGCATGTGAACCAGAATTCCAGCAGGAG TCACAGTATTTTCTCTATTCGCATAATTCATGTGTCCGAAGATTGGAAATCTATACTACAAACAAGCGA attaaCCTTGTGTGACCTGGCTGGCTCTGAACGCTGTAAAGAACAGAAGTGTGGTAACAGGATGAAGGAGGCAacaaacatcaacacttccctgcACACTCTCGGCAGGTGTATCAGTGCCTTGCGTCAGAATCAGCAGATCAA ATCAAAGCCCAATGTGGTGCCTTTCCGGGACAGTAAATTGACTCGTGTATTCCAAGGGTTTTTCTCTAACCGTGGAAAATCCTGTATGATTGTGAACATTAATCAGTGTGCATCCACATATGATGAAACATTACAAGTCATGAAATTTTCAGCTATTGCCAGCCAG TTGATACAAGCGCCTTCTATGAAGCTATATCCTTCCATCCGATCACTACTCCGAGAACAGGATGGATGGAACAACTGCAATGCACAAGAACCAGTTGAAGAACAGGAGGAATATGATGATGAGGAAGAGAATGATAATGAAAGTGACCCTAATATCAGCACACTGGACAAGGAG TCATTGCAGAAAATTATTGAATGTCTACAGCAGCATTTGATTAAGGAAAAACAGGAGAAGCTGTTGATGGAGAGTGAGATCAGGCAAAGTGTTGTCAATGAAATGATGGAACAATATAATGCTATGGAGAAACACTGGAG TGAACAACTTGAAGAACAAAAAGATCGTTTGGAAGATGCCTTTGAGGCAAAGATGAAAAATTACCAAGAATATGTGAAATTCTATTATCAGCAATCTTCTGCTGAAGAGGAAGGTTCTGAATCTGATGATGAAATGGGTGATGATAAAGCATTG TCAAAGAGAATACAGGAACTGGAAGCAACTATTCAGCAACTGAAGGCGGAACGAAAGTCCACTAGTCAGCCAAAGAGGCGGTCCTCTCGTTTGGCCAGTGTGAGCCTCAGAAATGAGCTGCATTCTGTTCAGCTGATGCTGGTGAATACAAAAGCAGAGCTGGAACAAAGCAAGGCTGAAGCAGctttcaatgcagagg AATTGAAGCGatacaaagaaatggtggagccTCCTGCTGGAGTGAAACACCTTACAAATAACGCAGACCGAAAACTAGAAGAGGGACAGAAG CATGCAAAAACGTTGCAGAAGGAGTTACAGAAAATAGAGCAGATATTGCAAACATCAGAGAGAGCATGTTGCCATAACACTGAAGCAGAGAAACTGCGACATACTCTAGCCAAATGCAAAGATCTAATGTTGAAACAG GATCACACATTGGCAGAGCTACAGAAACTTATGATTTTGCTGAAGATGGACATGAAACGCAAAAACACCTGCATTGCAGAGCAGTATCACACAGTCCGCCACCTCCAGGAGGTTCCTGGCTGCAACAAGCGTCGGTGTGCTGGCAACATTGAAAATCAACCACCCCTTGAAAAGAAGCCCTTCCTAGCTGGTTTCCTGACCCCACTGAGGCGTGCCAACCTGCAATGTGCTGCCACTCCTTCCACTTATATTCTGCGTTCACGGGCAAAGCTGGACAAGCCACTACATCGTGTGGAAGCAAAATATCAAGTGAATTATTAG